The nucleotide window GAGCCAAGCGGAGGAGTCTTATTCAGCCATCCTGCTGCTGTCACTCCTCAATATAAAGTTAAGAGATCTACAAAAGTTGCAAATTAAGTATGCTTAAAACAGTGAAATGTGCTGGTGTCATTTAGCAGTTATATTATGGTAAAACACAGAAAGTGTTGGGGAAATTCAGATTTTGAAAAAGATGTTCCATTTCAAACTCTGTGATCGATTTTTAAGTctctgatgggagttccctggtggcctagtgagttaaggatctggtgttttcactgcagtgtcATCGCagtggaggtttgatccctggccctgagaacttccacatgctatgggcagagccaaaaaagtCTCTGatgattcaaaaatttttatgtacTTATATTTACTGATATTGttaaatggctttaaaaatagggtaaaatatttatgtggtagacaggtgtgatttttaaaaatttggaagtTTAAAGCCATCTTTTATGAAAGATAAATGACCCTAGTGTCTATCTATCTAGTTAATGGATACCTGATAGTATCTCATTACCTTCTCATTACTTTTCTTcatacttttctgtgtttttcaaatggctaaaataaaaaatgataaagttacAAAGCATTTGTTTATGCAGAGAGGGGTGTTTAAAATATAAGAGGAAGAACTTATCTCATGAGATGTCAACGCCCAGTAAAGGAGTGCTGGCcggagaaaaagaggaagtagAACGAGATAGGGCAGAGAGACACCAGTCACGTGTTCTCCCAACTCCCCACCTGAAACCCTTGTCGGGCCCCTGCAGAATCTGGCCACATCCTGAGTCTCCCGCCAGGCTTGCCTTCAGATATCCAGGAGCAACAGTATGAAGTGGTGGGGTCTCCAGTGGCTGATGCTCTCCTGCCTGGCCATCCTGCCAGCTTCAGGAAACTGGCAAGAAAGAATCGACGCTTCCCTTGAAGCTCTAACTCAGAGTAGGTATTCTGGCTGGGCTTCAAAATGCAGCTGAATAGAAAACCAAAGAACGTTTCCCAGTCCCCTTGCGGAGAGGAACCAGGGGCTGGCATGTGCAAAAGCACTGACACCTTTTGAAAGCCAGGAAACCTGAGGAAAACCGAATGGTTAATTCTCAAGGTGGAGGGCCTCTCGATGCTGCAAGTAACACATTGCTTTTTATGTTCATATATGGTGGGTTTTTTGTCCTGAAGGACCCTTGGCAGTGAAAAGCTCCAGAGCCTAGCTTGAGTTACCAGCAGTTCATGTCCTCAGGCGTTCCAAGGATGAGCAGAAACCTGGAAAAGTActattgattatttctttttgggTGGGTggatttattgcatttttttattttaaagttttatgtcagtacagttgatttacaatgttgtgataatttctgctatatggtgAAGtcattatacacatacacacatccattctttcttttttaatttatttttattagagcatagtcgatttacagtgttgtgtcgatttctgctgtacaagagtgacccagtcacatatatattatatatatatacatacattctttttaaaaacatttttattatagttcatcTACAAAGGTCTGTCAAtttacagatacatatatatatatatatacacatacatatatatttacaatttacaGATATATATGGATATcaaacacacattatttttctcatatcatcttccatcatggtctatcccaagagactggatacagttccctgtgctgtgcagtaagAGCATCGATTCTTTCTTGAAATGTGCCTTTTGTTTATGGACCTGACTATTTAGAACCCAGGGCATGAAGAGGAGAAATGAAACACAGGCtcgatgagggagttcccgtcatggctcagtggttaacgaatctgactaggaaccatgagggtgagggtttgatccctggccttgctcagcgggttaaggatccagcgttgccgtgagctgtggtgtaggttacagatgcggctcggattccgcattgctgtggctctggcataggccagcttctacagctctgattaggcccctagcctgggaacctccatatgccgtggagtggccctagaaaaggaaaaaaagacagaaaacaaacaaacaaacaaaaacccaacacagcttgattaaaaaaaaattggaaccaCTGgtgtaaaaaaaattgaaatcagcaGAATTGAGGGGGAGAATAGTGGATAAACAATGACTGGTAAAGGTTTCTAGggaatgagttcctgctgtggtgcagtgggttaaggatccagcattgccacagctgtggtgtacgtcacggcttcggctcagatttgatccctggcctgggaactttcacatgcagtgGATGCAGGGTGGAGAAAATGTTTCTAGGGAAGAACTAGCTGCTGAGGGCTGTTTCAGCTAGGGGGGACTGGTGGAGGACCAAGGCAGGTTCTTTCCCTGCTCTCGGGAAGAACTAGCTGCTGAGGGCTGTTTCAGCTAGGGGGGACTGGTGGAGGACCAAGGCAGGTTCTTTccctgctctgggacccagtTCCTCCTACCCTGTAAAACAAGATTTGGGAACTGGAAGAACAGTTGACTCTTTGTTCTGAGAATTGGGTTTCAGGATTCAGGTTCTGTGAGTTTAACTTCCATAGGGGTGATTCGTGGTGGCTGGGTTtgttggggcagggggtggggggtgggagcaggaTCTTGACTCCAGGCACCAAAAAGCCCACCCAGATTCCCAagcagggaaaggaagaagagaaatcaaTGGAGTGGGTCCTGGAGCCTTGGAGGGGATGAGAATACTGAGAAAAACCCTTCTTCTGGGAGTCAGTGCTCATGTGTTCCTTCCAAGGTAAACTGATACCGGGAATGAAACCCTGCAAAACGATTCCCACCGAGGAGCAGTGTGCCTATTACTGCGATCTTCCCAGAGCGTGTCCGACGGGTCTTCAATGCTGTAGCGCCTCCTGTGGAAATGTCTGCATGCCTCCCAAGGGACATGGTAGGATCTGAGAAGCACCTTTTCCTTGTCATTCGGTTCTCAAGAGCCAACCCAGCCTGGGcacccccccccggcccccctaCCTCTTCATCCATCAGACCCATTCTCCTCTTTCGGGCTTTACCTGATTTATCCGGACCTCAGGAGGTCTgacctttctgtctttttactcATGGTTGACTTGAAGTATCCCAGGAgaagccctgggggaggggggggtatTCCCAATGCCACAGGAAAcgtgtgtcccccccccccaggttttGGAGGCTCTGTTAcactgaaaagaaatgtttctctGGACTGTGTGGTTATGGAGTTCGTACCCCTTTTCTCTTCCAGGGAACCGCCGTTCAAGCCACAAAATCAGCAACTTCCTGTTTACGGTTGAGCCCATAAAGCAGCAGTGAGAATCAGAGGACACCGGGAGGCCTTGGAAGAATGTTCCAGAACCTCCAGTAGCATCACCTTGCCACAGCTATGGGTGAGGGAGTGGGCTTTCCTACCTGCCAGCCCCCTTCCCTAAGCTGTCATATTGTCAGCTTCAATTCCTTGACCAATAAGCTGTGACGACGGAACACCCGGcatctgtttcttcttctatAGTCTCAGTACCATTTGCTAACTACCTCCCACCCCACTTGACCCAAGCTCTCAACTCCTGCTTCTCCCTTTGGATCTCCCTGCCTACTCACCCTTTAGGGGCTTGGTGCTCTTAGCCAAGGCTTCTGGATTCTACTCCTCTTTGTCCAGGGACTAACATCCCTGGGGAAAACGGCTTATGTGTGGGATATTCTTACAGCCACGGAACACATGATCCTTTGACATGCCCGTAACCTGGTGCAGCCTTTCTCCCGTCATCTCAGGCCTGCCTCCTCCTTTCACTGATCCATGGAGGTATAGTCTTACCTAAAGTGGACAGCACCTATGGTttagaatgaaaaggaaatgacaCTAGTCCCTTGAAGTTTGCTTCCCGGACCATGCCTCATCTGTTACCATTAGTTATTCAATCATTTGGGATCTATACAGATATTTTCACATGCAAATgctcccagaaaaaaaagaagcaaacttcAGGGGTTTTGAGCCTACCCATATGCCCAAGATGGTGGCAAGGGCCACTCCACAGAAATGGGGGTGTTGCTAAGTCTATCTGTTGGCATATAGCCCAAAGAAGGGGTTCAGTCTTATGATCCAAATGGATAGACACTAGGATGGGACATGACAAGAAGGGACCAATGGACAGATAGGTCATGAATTTACGGTATAGGAGACAGAGGATTTGGCATGAGTTGTGGTATTGGGTTTCCTCAAGAAGAGATGCTTGGTCCTACCTTGAAGGATTGGGGGGAACTGGAATACCTCAGAAGGAAAATTCCTCCTAGTCAGGATCAAATATAGAATCGAGGGGAGCAGAAGTGAACCTGAAGGACATGATGAGCTGATACtcattccttcctctgcctccaacAGCAAGAGAGGAAGTTGCAGAAAATGTTGGATCGTGAATTTGGCATTAAGCCCTACGACTCTAGCGTGTTCTGATTAGCCAGCTTTCTCTTTTTAGTCtgtgtttttatatccattagACCTCCAGAGAATAAGTATTGCTTGCCAAAATTAgcaaaggaggggagttccctggtggtctagcggttaaAACTCAGTGCTTTCATCACTGcatctcaggttcaa belongs to Phacochoerus africanus isolate WHEZ1 chromosome 3, ROS_Pafr_v1, whole genome shotgun sequence and includes:
- the LOC125122043 gene encoding protein WFDC10B-like encodes the protein MKWWGLQWLMLSCLAILPASGNWQERIDASLEALTQSKLIPGMKPCKTIPTEEQCAYYCDLPRACPTGLQCCSASCGNVCMPPKGHGNRRSSHKISNFLFTVEPIKQQ